A DNA window from Mycoplasmopsis pullorum contains the following coding sequences:
- the rplC gene encoding 50S ribosomal protein L3, with translation MKGILGRKIGMTQIYTEFGISVPVTVVEVQPNVVSKVLSSEKDGYVATQLAVFDKKASRSNKPETGHFKKANTTPKRYVKEIRDMSGYELGQVITAAEIFSAGELVDVIGTSKGKGFAGTIKRHNQAIGPKSHGGGGGSQPVRQTGSLGDISGNKVVKGMTMPGHLGNVRTTVQNLEVVKVLPNENLILIKGSIPGPKKSFVTIKQAVKGLPNHEAITLVDVQEVILMNELVEKAKKYNVEVVAGMHSSELLPLIQAAEEAEAKEKEQAKEGDK, from the coding sequence ATGAAAGGAATCTTAGGACGTAAAATTGGAATGACTCAAATTTATACAGAATTTGGAATTTCTGTTCCAGTTACTGTTGTTGAAGTTCAACCAAATGTTGTATCAAAAGTGCTTTCAAGTGAAAAAGACGGTTATGTAGCTACACAACTTGCTGTTTTTGATAAAAAAGCAAGTCGTTCAAACAAACCCGAAACAGGTCACTTCAAAAAAGCTAACACAACACCTAAGCGCTACGTAAAAGAAATTCGTGACATGTCAGGTTACGAATTAGGACAAGTTATTACTGCTGCTGAAATTTTTTCAGCCGGGGAACTTGTTGATGTTATTGGAACATCAAAAGGTAAAGGATTTGCCGGGACAATTAAAAGACACAACCAAGCTATTGGACCTAAATCACACGGTGGAGGGGGAGGTTCACAACCTGTTCGTCAAACCGGTTCATTAGGGGACATTAGTGGTAACAAAGTTGTTAAAGGTATGACAATGCCTGGACATTTAGGAAACGTTAGAACAACAGTTCAAAACTTAGAAGTTGTTAAAGTGTTACCAAATGAAAACCTTATTTTAATTAAAGGATCAATTCCTGGACCTAAAAAATCATTTGTTACAATTAAACAAGCTGTTAAAGGTTTACCAAACCACGAAGCAATTACACTTGTTGACGTACAAGAAGTTATTTTAATGAATGAATTAGTTGAAAAAGCTAAAAAATACAATGTTGAAGTTGTTGCAGGAATGCACTCATCAGAACTTTTACCTTTAATTCAAGCTGCTGAAGAAGCTGAAGCTAAGGAAAAAGAACAAGCGAAAGAAGGAGATAAATAA
- the rplV gene encoding 50S ribosomal protein L22, with the protein MNTQQAKAHVKMQRVSARKARLVADLFRGKDIRLALGILKNINRKAAPLFVKLLNSAIANATNNHGMDASKLFVKEVLVNEGPTLKRFQPRSQGRAYSIFKRTSHLSITLEERN; encoded by the coding sequence ATGAATACACAACAAGCAAAAGCACACGTTAAAATGCAACGTGTAAGTGCTCGTAAAGCTCGTTTAGTAGCAGATCTTTTCAGAGGAAAAGATATTCGTTTGGCACTTGGTATTCTTAAAAATATAAACCGGAAAGCTGCTCCATTATTCGTTAAATTATTAAACTCTGCAATTGCAAACGCTACAAACAATCATGGTATGGATGCATCAAAATTATTTGTTAAAGAAGTATTAGTTAATGAGGGACCTACTCTTAAAAGATTTCAACCAAGAAGTCAAGGTAGAGCATATTCTATTTTTAAACGTACATCACACTTATCAATTACTTTAGAGGAGAGAAACTAA
- the rplE gene encoding 50S ribosomal protein L5: MNLKQVYLEKAVPALKEKYNYSSVMQVPRIEKVVLNMTAGKEVSNSKAIEEVLNELTQISSQKPYQTVAKKSNASWKLREGMPMGGKVTLRRERMWDFLEKLINVAMPRIRDFRGANPKAFDGRGNYALGVKEEIIFPEIEFDKIRRIKGLDVLIVTSANTNEEAKSLLELIGMPFEKKGDK; the protein is encoded by the coding sequence ATGAATTTAAAACAAGTTTATTTAGAAAAAGCTGTTCCAGCTTTAAAAGAAAAATATAATTATTCATCAGTAATGCAAGTTCCAAGAATTGAAAAAGTTGTACTTAACATGACAGCTGGTAAAGAAGTTTCAAACTCAAAAGCAATCGAAGAAGTATTAAACGAATTAACTCAAATTTCATCACAAAAACCATATCAAACTGTTGCTAAAAAATCAAACGCTTCATGAAAATTACGTGAAGGAATGCCTATGGGGGGTAAAGTTACTCTTCGTAGAGAAAGAATGTGAGATTTCTTAGAAAAATTAATCAATGTTGCAATGCCACGTATTCGTGATTTCCGTGGTGCAAATCCTAAAGCTTTCGATGGAAGAGGGAACTATGCTTTAGGTGTTAAAGAAGAAATCATTTTCCCAGAAATCGAATTTGACAAAATTCGTCGTATTAAAGGACTTGACGTCCTAATCGTAACAAGTGCAAATACAAATGAAGAAGCTAAAAGTTTATTAGAATTAATTGGTATGCCATTTGAGAAAAAAGGAGATAAATAA
- the rpsQ gene encoding 30S ribosomal protein S17, producing MERNQRKTRVGTVVSAGKTPKTIIVAVDTYKKHPLYSKRFKSTKRFAVHDENHEAKLNDIVVIMETRKLSKTKHFRLVSIKERAIEGAK from the coding sequence ATGGAAAGAAATCAAAGAAAAACTCGTGTTGGGACAGTAGTTTCAGCCGGTAAAACTCCAAAAACTATTATTGTTGCTGTTGATACTTACAAAAAACACCCCCTATACTCAAAACGTTTTAAATCAACAAAACGTTTCGCTGTACATGACGAAAACCATGAAGCTAAATTAAACGATATTGTTGTTATTATGGAAACACGTAAATTATCTAAAACAAAACACTTTAGATTAGTTTCTATTAAAGAACGTGCAATCGAAGGAGCTAAATAA
- the rplW gene encoding 50S ribosomal protein L23, translating to MQLTDIIKKPVLTEKSYQQMESNVYSFVVAYNANKFQIKNAVETIFQVKVERVNTIKVEKQPKNIGRFHGFTNRYKKAIVKLAEGQVINFFPEEEVNSEELKEKQKAKEAAKKEAAAVEKRAAEKLAAKNKKVATKATKAPVAKKITTRKVGGE from the coding sequence ATGCAATTAACAGATATTATTAAAAAACCAGTTTTAACTGAAAAAAGTTACCAACAAATGGAATCAAATGTTTATTCATTTGTAGTTGCTTACAACGCTAACAAATTCCAAATCAAAAACGCAGTTGAAACAATTTTCCAAGTAAAAGTTGAGAGAGTTAACACAATCAAAGTTGAAAAACAACCTAAAAACATCGGTCGTTTCCACGGATTCACAAACCGTTACAAAAAAGCTATTGTTAAATTAGCAGAAGGTCAAGTAATTAATTTCTTCCCTGAAGAAGAAGTTAATTCAGAAGAGTTAAAAGAAAAACAAAAAGCTAAAGAAGCTGCTAAAAAAGAAGCTGCTGCAGTAGAAAAAAGAGCTGCAGAAAAATTAGCTGCTAAAAACAAAAAAGTTGCAACTAAAGCTACAAAAGCTCCAGTTGCTAAAAAAATAACAACTAGAAAAGTTGGTGGTGAATAA
- the rplP gene encoding 50S ribosomal protein L16, giving the protein MLQPKRTKYRKPFLLKHDKRRAHKGNKVSFGEFGLQATSSAWVDARQIESARIAITRRMGREGQVIIRIFPHFAKTSKPIGLRMGSGKGSPDKWYTAVKVNTMMFEVSGVKEEIARDALRLGGHKLPVTWKIVKKEQEGEN; this is encoded by the coding sequence ATGCTTCAACCAAAAAGAACTAAATACCGTAAACCTTTCTTATTAAAACACGATAAACGTCGTGCACACAAAGGAAACAAAGTTTCTTTTGGAGAATTTGGTTTACAAGCTACTTCAAGTGCATGAGTAGATGCTCGTCAAATCGAAAGTGCTCGTATTGCTATTACAAGACGTATGGGACGTGAAGGACAAGTTATTATCCGTATCTTCCCTCACTTTGCAAAAACTTCTAAACCTATTGGATTACGTATGGGATCTGGTAAAGGTTCTCCTGACAAATGATATACAGCTGTTAAAGTTAACACAATGATGTTTGAAGTTAGTGGAGTTAAAGAAGAAATCGCACGTGACGCTTTACGTTTAGGTGGTCACAAACTTCCTGTTACATGAAAAATTGTTAAGAAAGAACAAGAAGGAGAAAACTAA
- the rpsS gene encoding 30S ribosomal protein S19: MARSLKKGPFADEHLLKKVDAIVEGKAPKKPIKTWSRRSTIFPSFVGLTFAVHNGKQFIEVYVTDDMVGHKLGEFSPTRTFSGHGADKGKKK; the protein is encoded by the coding sequence ATGGCTCGTAGTCTTAAAAAAGGTCCATTTGCTGACGAACATTTACTTAAAAAAGTAGATGCAATCGTTGAAGGTAAAGCACCTAAAAAACCAATTAAAACATGATCAAGACGTTCAACAATCTTCCCAAGCTTTGTTGGATTAACATTTGCAGTTCACAACGGAAAACAATTTATCGAAGTTTATGTTACAGATGATATGGTAGGACACAAATTAGGTGAATTTTCTCCTACACGTACATTCTCAGGACACGGTGCAGATAAAGGTAAGAAGAAATAA
- a CDS encoding ribonuclease J: protein MSHVNFFALGGLDENGKNCYVIETENDIFIINAGAKVPINTTYGVDTLIPDFSYLEKNKEKIRGVFITDVKNETFSALPWLVMQIPNLTIYSSPFNRILIMDRLNKYKISPKEYKIEILKKENVFNDVTVRNFMVAGSMPGSVGYDFVTKDGDIIFLCNYVKGDLGIYGQSSYEDIKKITQNREILTVITDAGHSNYSGYAIDKIVLPQMVKDAFLKTPDDARIIVGAYDEEMVAIDQILNLALQTNRPVTAYGKTYAQLLFLLKKIKNDINLPEIIEHKNLNKHPNAVILVTGSIERLYSRFLRIAHNNDILLKLRPTDRVLMIAPPINGIEALAAFALDEVAKISPMITDVTHHEYYSHRPAREDVVDLLKVLKPKYFIPVEGLYRYLIDISNYVSETFAKNEVTPIVLQNGKIAHFLNGKLFSTNGKIKPCGDTIIDGFGIGDISTEVISERELLGREGLVIVSLIFNSRTKEINSNIKTNYIGVIGREDKAEIDKLIKSVIIQVTQDEQFKGLKDLQERLRKVIRKKIYKIYDKEPMVAITFNAD, encoded by the coding sequence ATGTCTCATGTTAATTTTTTTGCACTTGGTGGATTAGATGAAAATGGTAAAAACTGTTACGTAATCGAAACAGAAAATGATATTTTTATTATTAATGCAGGTGCAAAAGTACCAATTAATACAACTTATGGTGTGGATACATTAATACCTGATTTTTCATATTTAGAGAAAAATAAAGAAAAAATTAGAGGTGTTTTTATTACAGACGTAAAAAACGAAACTTTTTCTGCTTTGCCATGATTGGTGATGCAAATTCCAAATTTAACAATTTATTCTTCACCTTTTAATCGAATTTTAATTATGGATAGATTGAACAAATATAAAATCAGTCCAAAAGAATATAAGATTGAAATTTTGAAAAAAGAAAATGTGTTTAACGACGTGACTGTGCGTAATTTTATGGTTGCTGGTAGCATGCCGGGGTCAGTTGGGTACGATTTTGTCACAAAAGATGGTGACATTATTTTCTTATGTAACTATGTAAAAGGTGATTTAGGGATTTATGGTCAATCATCTTATGAAGATATTAAGAAAATTACTCAAAATCGTGAAATTTTAACCGTTATTACTGATGCAGGACATTCAAATTATTCTGGTTATGCGATTGATAAAATTGTGCTACCACAAATGGTTAAAGATGCTTTCTTAAAAACACCAGATGATGCTCGAATTATTGTTGGAGCTTATGATGAAGAAATGGTTGCGATCGACCAAATTCTAAACTTAGCATTGCAAACGAATCGACCAGTAACAGCTTATGGTAAAACTTATGCTCAATTATTGTTTTTACTCAAGAAAATTAAAAATGACATTAATTTACCTGAGATAATTGAACATAAAAATCTTAATAAACATCCTAACGCAGTAATTTTAGTGACTGGTTCAATTGAAAGATTATATTCAAGATTTTTAAGAATTGCACACAACAATGATATTCTCTTAAAATTAAGACCAACAGACCGTGTTTTAATGATTGCTCCGCCTATCAATGGGATTGAGGCTTTAGCAGCGTTTGCTCTGGATGAAGTTGCTAAAATTTCACCAATGATTACTGACGTTACACACCACGAATATTACTCACACCGTCCTGCTAGAGAGGATGTGGTGGACCTTCTTAAGGTACTAAAACCTAAATACTTTATCCCAGTTGAGGGACTATATAGATATTTAATTGACATTAGCAACTATGTCAGCGAAACATTCGCTAAAAATGAAGTAACACCTATTGTTTTACAAAATGGTAAAATCGCACATTTTCTAAATGGTAAGTTATTTAGTACAAATGGAAAAATCAAACCTTGCGGGGACACTATTATCGATGGTTTCGGGATTGGGGACATTTCAACTGAAGTTATCTCAGAACGTGAATTGTTAGGTCGTGAGGGATTAGTAATTGTAAGCTTAATTTTTAATTCAAGAACTAAGGAAATTAATTCGAACATTAAAACAAATTATATTGGCGTAATTGGACGTGAAGATAAAGCTGAAATTGATAAATTAATCAAGAGTGTAATTATTCAAGTCACTCAAGATGAACAATTTAAAGGTCTTAAAGACTTACAAGAAAGACTAAGAAAAGTTATTAGAAAGAAAATCTATAAAATTTACGATAAAGAACCTATGGTTGCTATTACGTTTAATGCAGATTAA
- the rplX gene encoding 50S ribosomal protein L24, giving the protein MNKIKFKKNDEVIVIAGREKGKTGRIESVDHKKQTVIIKDLNMVTKHNKPSQQNTEGSISTKEAPIHVSNIAILVKKAGKNAPAQFSKIGYLVKDGKKVRVARKTQKEI; this is encoded by the coding sequence ATGAACAAAATCAAATTTAAGAAAAACGATGAAGTAATCGTTATTGCTGGTCGTGAAAAAGGGAAAACAGGACGTATCGAATCTGTAGATCACAAAAAACAAACAGTTATTATTAAAGATTTAAACATGGTGACAAAACACAACAAACCATCACAACAAAATACAGAAGGTTCTATCTCAACTAAAGAAGCTCCAATTCATGTTTCAAATATTGCGATTTTAGTTAAAAAAGCAGGAAAAAATGCTCCAGCTCAATTCTCAAAAATTGGATACTTAGTAAAAGATGGTAAAAAAGTAAGAGTTGCAAGAAAGACTCAAAAGGAAATCTAA
- the rplB gene encoding 50S ribosomal protein L2, which produces MAIKHYKPTTNGRRNMSSLDYKQNLSGHAPEKSLLVILKNNAGRNNQGKITVRHHGGRVKRFYRIIDFKRNKDNIPAIVKTIEYDPNRSANICLLAYADGEKRYILAPKGIKLGQVVYSGEGADIIVGNALPLSHIPEGTFVHNIEMQPGGGGIIARSAGTSAQILGKDDDGKYVVLRLKSGETRRILARCRATIGVVGNEEHLLVNLGKAGKNRHMGVRPTVRGSVMNPVDHPHGGGEGKQPIGRKAPLTPWGKKALGVKTRKTKKPSNKLILRRRKDAK; this is translated from the coding sequence ATGGCTATCAAACACTATAAGCCAACTACAAACGGTCGTCGTAATATGTCTTCTCTTGATTACAAACAAAACCTTAGTGGACACGCACCTGAAAAATCATTATTAGTGATTTTAAAAAATAATGCAGGTCGTAACAACCAAGGTAAAATTACAGTTCGTCACCATGGTGGACGTGTCAAGAGATTTTACAGAATTATCGACTTCAAACGTAATAAAGATAATATCCCAGCTATTGTTAAAACAATTGAATATGATCCAAATAGATCAGCAAACATTTGTTTATTAGCATATGCAGACGGGGAAAAAAGATACATTCTTGCACCTAAAGGAATTAAATTAGGTCAAGTAGTTTACTCAGGAGAAGGTGCTGACATTATTGTTGGTAATGCATTACCATTAAGTCACATTCCTGAAGGTACATTTGTACACAATATTGAAATGCAACCAGGTGGAGGGGGAATCATCGCTCGTAGTGCGGGGACTTCTGCTCAAATCTTAGGTAAAGATGACGATGGTAAATACGTTGTTCTTAGACTAAAATCAGGTGAAACACGTCGTATTTTAGCTCGTTGTCGTGCAACAATTGGTGTTGTTGGAAATGAAGAACACTTATTAGTTAATTTAGGAAAAGCTGGTAAAAACAGACACATGGGGGTTAGACCTACAGTTCGTGGATCAGTAATGAACCCTGTAGACCACCCTCATGGAGGGGGAGAAGGTAAACAACCTATCGGTCGTAAAGCTCCTCTTACACCTTGAGGTAAAAAAGCACTTGGTGTTAAAACAAGAAAAACTAAGAAACCTTCTAACAAATTGATTTTAAGAAGAAGAAAGGATGCTAAATAA
- the rpmC gene encoding 50S ribosomal protein L29, whose translation MLYKDIKEKSTEELQKLVNDLKAELWTLRFKNATGSLDQTHKIKLIRKDIAKVLTALNEKGAK comes from the coding sequence ATGTTATACAAAGACATTAAAGAAAAAAGCACAGAAGAACTTCAAAAATTAGTGAATGACCTTAAAGCTGAATTATGAACCTTAAGATTCAAAAACGCAACTGGTTCATTAGACCAAACACACAAAATTAAATTAATCAGAAAAGATATTGCTAAAGTTTTAACTGCTTTAAATGAAAAAGGAGCAAAATAA
- a CDS encoding NAD(P)/FAD-dependent oxidoreductase — MNNKIWDLLIIGSGPAGLNAALYASRANLSVMFVEKGTPGGKLSSTSKIENWLGTEMAEGWEVATEFFNHAQKFGAVYKYGEVVNIESISDFEKETTLKSGEVIKSKTVLIATGMLNRVPSFVKNLDRFTNRGVSYCAICDGPIFKNMPALVLGGGNSAVEEATYLSSIASKVYVLTKDAEFTAEKRLVEDLLSKENVECFYNSQLLEIGGDNLLEYAIFKDENGQERKIEINSFFPYIGMIPASDFAKNLNLENENGFFIVDELTMSTNVPGIYVAGDIRVKNVRQIVTAAGDGAIAAKAISDYLS; from the coding sequence ATGAATAATAAAATTTGAGATTTATTAATTATTGGATCAGGTCCAGCAGGATTAAACGCAGCTCTTTATGCTTCGAGAGCAAATCTAAGTGTAATGTTTGTGGAAAAAGGTACTCCTGGTGGAAAATTATCATCAACTTCTAAAATTGAAAACTGGTTAGGTACCGAAATGGCAGAAGGTTGAGAAGTGGCTACAGAATTTTTCAATCATGCACAAAAATTTGGGGCTGTTTATAAATATGGTGAAGTTGTAAATATCGAATCAATTTCTGATTTCGAAAAAGAAACAACATTAAAATCTGGGGAAGTCATTAAGTCAAAAACAGTTTTAATTGCTACTGGAATGTTGAACAGAGTACCATCTTTTGTCAAAAATTTAGACAGATTCACGAACCGTGGGGTTAGTTACTGTGCTATTTGTGATGGTCCTATTTTCAAAAACATGCCAGCTTTAGTCTTAGGTGGTGGTAATTCTGCAGTTGAAGAGGCCACATACCTTTCTTCGATCGCTTCAAAAGTTTATGTTTTAACAAAAGATGCAGAATTTACAGCTGAAAAAAGACTTGTTGAAGATCTTTTAAGCAAAGAAAATGTAGAATGTTTTTACAATTCACAATTATTGGAAATTGGTGGGGACAATTTATTAGAGTACGCAATTTTCAAAGATGAAAACGGTCAAGAGAGAAAAATTGAAATTAATAGCTTCTTCCCTTACATCGGTATGATTCCTGCTTCTGATTTTGCAAAAAATCTCAATTTGGAAAATGAAAACGGATTTTTCATTGTTGATGAATTAACAATGTCGACAAATGTACCTGGTATTTATGTAGCTGGGGACATTAGGGTTAAAAATGTAAGACAAATTGTTACAGCTGCAGGTGATGGAGCTATTGCTGCAAAAGCAATTTCAGATTATTTAAGTTAA
- the rplN gene encoding 50S ribosomal protein L14, translated as MLIELSKANVADNSGAKEIGVIRILGGSKKKVAKIGDIIVCSVKKAIPNGMVKEGQVVKAVVVRSRYGIQRQNGSYIRFDDNAVVILKEDLSPRGTRVFGPVAREIREKFPKIVSLAPEVL; from the coding sequence ATGCTAATTGAATTATCAAAAGCAAACGTAGCTGATAACTCTGGTGCTAAAGAAATCGGTGTTATCCGTATTTTAGGTGGAAGTAAGAAAAAAGTAGCAAAAATCGGTGATATTATTGTGTGTTCAGTTAAAAAAGCTATCCCTAACGGTATGGTTAAAGAAGGTCAAGTTGTTAAAGCTGTTGTTGTAAGAAGTCGTTATGGAATTCAACGTCAAAATGGATCATACATTCGTTTTGATGATAATGCTGTTGTTATTTTAAAAGAAGATCTATCACCACGTGGAACACGTGTATTCGGACCTGTTGCTCGTGAAATTCGTGAAAAATTCCCAAAAATCGTTTCACTAGCACCTGAAGTTTTATAA
- a CDS encoding thioredoxin family protein: MEVKGWKEVQSLLENNKDTIYFLEFTTEWCGDCKMMARIINSLANEYKNEAKIEFIKIDAKQAKLFRETDNKWQILKVPTHIIYFKDKILNKGYEYYPKEILKEWIDKAISGAE; encoded by the coding sequence ATGGAAGTTAAGGGTTGAAAAGAAGTACAATCATTATTAGAAAATAATAAAGACACAATTTATTTTTTAGAATTTACAACTGAATGATGTGGTGATTGTAAAATGATGGCACGGATTATTAATTCTCTTGCTAATGAATATAAAAATGAAGCAAAAATTGAATTTATCAAAATTGATGCTAAACAAGCAAAATTATTTAGAGAAACAGATAATAAGTGACAAATTTTAAAAGTTCCAACACATATTATTTATTTTAAAGATAAAATTTTAAACAAAGGATATGAATATTATCCTAAAGAAATTTTGAAAGAATGAATTGATAAAGCAATTTCTGGGGCAGAATAA
- a CDS encoding type Z 30S ribosomal protein S14, which produces MARKALIEKAKRHPKFSTRAYTRCELCGRPHAVLRKYKVCRICFRNLAHEGKIPGMKKASW; this is translated from the coding sequence ATGGCTAGAAAAGCATTAATTGAAAAAGCGAAACGTCATCCAAAATTCTCTACTCGTGCTTACACACGTTGTGAATTATGTGGACGTCCACACGCAGTTTTAAGAAAATACAAAGTATGTCGTATTTGTTTTAGAAATCTTGCTCATGAAGGTAAGATTCCAGGTATGAAGAAAGCGAGTTGATAA
- the rpsJ gene encoding 30S ribosomal protein S10, with protein MSKLNIKVKGFDHALVDQAAKKIYLVAKESGAKVSGPIPLPTKRDEVTILRSVHINKPSREQFESRTSQRLVVIENPNQEVQDKIKRLELPAGVAVLIKVK; from the coding sequence ATGAGCAAGTTAAATATTAAAGTGAAAGGTTTCGATCACGCTTTAGTTGATCAAGCAGCTAAAAAAATCTACTTAGTTGCTAAAGAATCAGGTGCTAAAGTTAGTGGACCAATCCCTCTTCCAACAAAAAGAGACGAAGTTACTATTTTAAGATCTGTTCACATTAACAAACCAAGCCGTGAACAATTTGAATCTAGAACAAGTCAAAGATTGGTTGTTATCGAAAACCCTAACCAAGAAGTACAAGATAAAATTAAAAGATTAGAATTACCAGCTGGTGTTGCAGTTTTAATCAAAGTTAAATAA
- the rpsC gene encoding 30S ribosomal protein S3, translating into MGQKVNPNGFRYGITKPHVTTWFADKADFGNKLVEDAKIYKFFDKLVRQYQIGKVEIKRTQADKVTVVLHTAKPAAILGQEGKNIEDLTVKLTKFIKNKHIKLNLQVVDLKNPDLNAKLLAEMIATKLENRESFRIAQKMAIRNALRAGAKGIKTAVSGRLNGVDMARTEGYSEGEMKLHTLRQNVHYATATARTTYGAIGVKVWVSLGEILEGDK; encoded by the coding sequence ATGGGACAAAAGGTTAATCCAAATGGATTTCGTTACGGTATAACAAAACCACATGTTACAACATGATTTGCTGATAAAGCAGATTTTGGTAACAAATTAGTTGAAGACGCTAAAATTTATAAATTCTTTGATAAGTTAGTACGTCAATACCAAATCGGAAAAGTAGAAATCAAGAGAACTCAAGCAGATAAAGTTACAGTTGTTTTACACACAGCTAAACCAGCAGCAATTTTAGGTCAAGAAGGTAAAAACATTGAAGACCTAACAGTTAAATTAACAAAATTCATTAAAAACAAACACATTAAATTAAATCTACAAGTTGTAGACTTAAAAAATCCTGATTTAAACGCTAAATTATTAGCAGAAATGATTGCAACAAAATTAGAAAACCGTGAATCATTCCGTATTGCACAAAAAATGGCAATTAGAAATGCTTTACGTGCAGGTGCTAAAGGAATCAAAACAGCAGTTAGTGGTCGTTTAAATGGAGTGGACATGGCTCGTACTGAAGGATATTCAGAAGGTGAAATGAAACTACATACATTAAGACAAAACGTACACTATGCAACAGCTACAGCTCGTACAACTTACGGTGCTATTGGTGTTAAAGTTTGAGTTTCTTTAGGTGAAATTTTGGAAGGAGATAAATAA
- the lgt gene encoding prolipoprotein diacylglyceryl transferase: MNTINAPWTPDAPIRANESIYLFSICSYNFHVYSLMIMLGILSSILTILFFWYREKYKIEILLTFILIVIPTAIFGARLGYVVEALLYEDNPFANSHWYALWDGGLSIQGGIILAAICCVIYGYTQRNNIDVRKVASIIIPTILVGQFIGRWGNFANHELYGKIDYSGKSSLIFGKSFAQHMFIVDSFSEQLFGKGVGAYRYPLFLYEGFSTLTGYIIIVWIFNLFGVFRPGATSGLYLLYYGIVRTVMEPMRQDSFNLYVIVSLIFASVGALIFMYFQFFSRVKYVRVRKSYYFDYEMKNVDLYQKWVQKSSFSNIINLLLKKKGVENE; this comes from the coding sequence ATGAATACTATTAATGCACCATGAACTCCAGATGCTCCGATAAGAGCAAATGAGTCAATTTATTTATTTTCAATTTGTAGTTATAATTTCCATGTCTACTCTTTAATGATTATGTTGGGGATTCTTTCTTCAATCTTAACCATTTTATTTTTTTGATACCGTGAAAAGTATAAAATCGAAATTTTACTTACTTTCATTTTAATAGTTATTCCTACAGCTATTTTTGGAGCACGTTTGGGATATGTAGTCGAGGCGTTGCTTTACGAAGATAATCCGTTTGCAAACTCACATTGGTACGCACTTTGAGATGGTGGTCTTTCAATTCAAGGGGGTATCATCTTAGCGGCAATTTGTTGTGTTATTTACGGATATACTCAAAGAAATAATATTGATGTACGTAAAGTGGCTAGCATAATTATTCCTACGATTTTGGTGGGACAATTTATCGGTCGTTGGGGAAACTTTGCAAACCACGAGCTATACGGAAAAATTGATTACTCAGGAAAATCATCATTAATTTTTGGAAAAAGTTTTGCTCAACATATGTTTATTGTAGACTCTTTCTCAGAACAACTTTTTGGAAAAGGAGTCGGTGCTTATAGATATCCACTTTTCCTTTATGAGGGATTCTCAACCTTGACAGGATACATTATTATTGTTTGAATATTCAACTTATTTGGTGTTTTCAGACCAGGAGCAACATCTGGTTTATACTTACTTTATTATGGAATAGTCAGAACTGTTATGGAACCAATGAGACAAGATTCATTTAATTTATATGTTATTGTTTCTTTAATTTTTGCTTCAGTTGGTGCACTTATTTTTATGTATTTCCAATTCTTTTCAAGAGTTAAATATGTAAGAGTAAGAAAAAGTTATTATTTTGATTATGAAATGAAAAACGTCGATTTATATCAAAAATGAGTACAAAAATCATCTTTTTCAAATATAATTAACTTATTATTAAAGAAAAAAGGTGTTGAAAATGAATAA